A stretch of Kaistella flava (ex Peng et al. 2021) DNA encodes these proteins:
- a CDS encoding GxxExxY protein — translation MITQKYITDLTYKINGACIEVHKILGSGLAEIVYHKALEEEFRIRDIQFKSEFVIPVFYKDKNLECDFKCDFLVEDLIVLEIKAVTQIMDIHKSQVLNYMNLLKVPKGILINFNVKNIYHFGQETFINKYFDQYD, via the coding sequence ATGATAACTCAAAAATACATTACTGATTTAACTTATAAAATTAACGGGGCTTGCATTGAAGTTCATAAAATTTTGGGTTCAGGTTTGGCAGAGATTGTTTATCATAAGGCATTAGAGGAAGAATTTAGAATTCGAGATATTCAATTCAAATCAGAATTTGTAATTCCGGTTTTTTATAAAGATAAAAATCTTGAGTGTGATTTTAAATGCGATTTTCTAGTGGAAGACCTGATTGTATTAGAAATAAAAGCCGTCACTCAGATTATGGATATTCATAAATCTCAGGTTTTAAATTATATGAATTTACTAAAAGTTCCAAAAGGAATTTTAATCAATTTTAATGTAAAGAATATTTATCATTTCGGTCAAGAAACGTTCATAAATAAATACTTTGATCAGTATGATTAA
- a CDS encoding glycosyl transferase family 1 produces MKPTKKILIITYYWPPAGGPGVQRWLKFVKYLPDFGWKPTVFIPENPSYPIVDETLEKEVSDDLDIIKTKIWEPYQLAEIFGKDNKKFKAGQFDVGKNQSWKSKLSIWVRGNFFIPDARVFWVKPSVEYLKKYLKGNQFDAFVTTGPPHSMHLIGLELKKEFPNIKWVADFRDPWTEISYYKHLKLTKSADQKHRNLEQKVFETADITLATSFSDAENFRKKGANAFCITNGFDENINLKIREFEDLKIEKSKFTLSYIGVLEQLRNPEVLWKVLRELVSENEDFKNDFQLKFVGRIDDKILNEIEQSSLKNSINNLGYLSHSEANVEMANSDLLLITNFPDDSSKGIIPGKIFEYLATGKQIVSFGPKESDVKKILEETNAGKHFSYDNESELKVFLLQKFEEWKSGISNSQTQNIEQFSRKNLTKKLTELL; encoded by the coding sequence ATGAAACCAACAAAAAAAATATTAATCATCACCTATTATTGGCCGCCTGCTGGTGGACCAGGTGTTCAGCGTTGGTTGAAGTTTGTAAAATATTTACCCGACTTCGGTTGGAAACCCACTGTTTTTATCCCCGAAAATCCGAGTTACCCGATTGTTGACGAAACTTTAGAAAAAGAAGTTTCTGATGATTTAGATATTATTAAAACGAAGATTTGGGAACCATATCAATTGGCGGAAATCTTCGGAAAAGACAATAAGAAATTCAAAGCAGGACAATTTGATGTCGGTAAAAACCAATCCTGGAAATCTAAACTTTCGATTTGGGTTCGTGGGAATTTCTTTATTCCCGATGCTCGAGTATTTTGGGTTAAACCTTCCGTTGAATATTTGAAGAAGTATTTGAAGGGAAATCAGTTTGATGCTTTTGTCACAACTGGTCCGCCGCATTCGATGCATTTGATTGGTTTGGAATTAAAAAAAGAATTTCCTAATATAAAATGGGTTGCTGATTTCCGTGATCCTTGGACAGAAATTTCTTATTATAAACATTTGAAACTCACGAAATCTGCAGATCAAAAACATAGAAACCTCGAACAGAAAGTGTTTGAAACTGCGGATATTACTTTAGCCACAAGTTTTTCTGATGCAGAAAATTTCAGAAAAAAAGGAGCGAATGCTTTTTGTATTACCAATGGTTTTGATGAAAATATAAATTTGAAAATTCGTGAATTTGAGGATTTGAAAATTGAAAAATCAAAATTCACTTTAAGTTACATCGGAGTTTTAGAGCAATTGCGAAATCCAGAAGTTTTATGGAAAGTTTTAAGGGAATTAGTTTCTGAAAATGAAGATTTTAAAAATGATTTTCAATTGAAGTTTGTCGGAAGAATTGATGATAAAATTTTGAATGAGATCGAACAATCTTCATTAAAAAATTCAATCAATAATTTGGGTTATCTTTCTCATTCAGAAGCAAATGTAGAGATGGCGAATTCTGATTTGCTCTTAATTACCAATTTCCCAGATGACAGTTCAAAAGGAATTATTCCCGGAAAAATATTTGAATATTTAGCGACCGGAAAGCAGATCGTTTCTTTTGGTCCGAAAGAAAGTGATGTCAAGAAAATCTTAGAAGAAACCAACGCCGGAAAGCATTTTTCGTATGATAATGAATCAGAATTAAAAGTGTTTTTACTGCAAAAATTTGAAGAATGGAAATCAGGAATTTCAAATTCTCAAACTCAAAATATTGAACAATTCTCAAGAAAAAACTTGACTAAAAAACTGACTGAACTTTTGTGA